Proteins encoded by one window of Dehalococcoidia bacterium:
- the gltA gene encoding NADPH-dependent glutamate synthase has product MSLDVRRRLQIPRQPIKKQDPQTRVHNWDEVFLGFDLESAKVEAARCIQCPTAPCQQACPVHNDIPGAFALLEKGDVIGAARVFRETSNLPELCGRLCPQEKLCEGECVVAFAIRPGMPPQPPVAIGKLESFVTDYERRTVGLNPPPLPAPTGRSVAIIGAGPAGLAVAEQLVLLGHRCVVYDAWPEPGGILLYGIPNFKLAKSVLDDKIDYLRKCGVEFICNTVIGRDITIDDLMDKHGFDAVFVGTGAPVGGRLAIPGEDLKGVYQATEFLVRGNLKPEQLPADMREPMRVGRRVVVIGGGDTSMDCVRTAVRLGAQEVTCVYRRTENEMQGRVEERIHAREEGVNFEFLTIPLRFLGDEEGRVRAVQCQKMALGEPDESGRRRPVPVPGSEFLIEADTVAIAIGYNADPLIPKRTIGLEADRWALIKIDRETGQTSRKGVFAGGDNVNGADLVVTALADGRRAAVAIDKYLRSLP; this is encoded by the coding sequence ATGAGCTTGGATGTCAGGCGCCGGCTGCAGATCCCGCGCCAGCCGATCAAAAAGCAAGACCCGCAGACCCGCGTCCATAACTGGGACGAGGTCTTCCTCGGCTTCGACCTCGAGTCCGCGAAGGTGGAGGCGGCTCGCTGCATCCAGTGCCCCACGGCGCCCTGCCAGCAGGCCTGCCCTGTCCACAACGATATCCCCGGCGCCTTCGCCCTCCTCGAGAAGGGTGATGTTATCGGCGCGGCACGGGTCTTCAGGGAGACGAGCAACCTCCCGGAGCTTTGCGGCCGCCTCTGCCCGCAGGAGAAGCTGTGTGAGGGCGAGTGCGTGGTCGCTTTCGCGATCCGGCCGGGCATGCCGCCGCAGCCGCCCGTGGCGATCGGCAAGCTGGAGTCGTTCGTAACCGACTACGAGCGGCGCACGGTCGGCCTCAACCCGCCGCCCCTGCCGGCGCCCACGGGCCGGAGCGTGGCGATCATAGGCGCCGGGCCGGCGGGCCTCGCCGTTGCGGAGCAGCTCGTACTACTTGGCCACCGCTGCGTGGTCTACGACGCCTGGCCGGAACCGGGCGGCATCCTGCTCTACGGCATCCCCAACTTCAAGCTGGCCAAGTCGGTGCTCGACGACAAGATCGACTACCTGCGCAAGTGCGGCGTGGAGTTCATCTGCAACACGGTCATAGGCCGCGACATAACGATCGACGACCTCATGGACAAGCACGGCTTCGATGCCGTATTCGTCGGCACCGGCGCGCCCGTAGGCGGGCGGCTGGCCATCCCTGGCGAGGACCTGAAGGGCGTTTATCAGGCCACGGAGTTCCTCGTCCGCGGCAACCTGAAGCCGGAGCAGTTGCCGGCCGACATGCGTGAGCCCATGCGCGTAGGGCGGCGGGTGGTGGTGATCGGCGGCGGCGACACGTCGATGGACTGCGTGCGCACAGCCGTGCGCCTGGGAGCGCAGGAGGTCACCTGCGTCTACCGGCGCACCGAGAATGAGATGCAGGGACGCGTCGAGGAGCGGATCCACGCCCGCGAGGAAGGCGTGAACTTCGAGTTCCTCACGATCCCGCTGCGCTTCCTCGGTGACGAGGAGGGCCGGGTGCGGGCGGTGCAGTGCCAGAAGATGGCCCTCGGCGAGCCAGACGAGTCGGGCCGCAGACGGCCGGTCCCCGTACCGGGCTCCGAGTTCCTGATCGAGGCTGATACCGTGGCGATCGCCATCGGCTACAACGCCGACCCGTTGATCCCCAAGCGGACCATCGGCCTAGAGGCCGACCGCTGGGCGCTGATAAAGATCGACCGCGAGACCGGCCAGACGAGCCGCAAGGGCGTCTTCGCCGGCGGCGACAACGTCAACGGCGCCGACCTCGTGGTCACGGCGCTGGCGGACGGTCGCCGGGCCGCGGTGGCGATCGACAAATACCTGCGCTCGCTACCTTAA
- a CDS encoding Crp/Fnr family transcriptional regulator: MQEHEQVFLELPLLAKLPRDDLRELAAIARVQTFRTGAVIFRQGEPGDSLHAIVEGAVRIDVVAPGGNETTMAILGPGECFGELAILDGRPRSANAIANQPTRTLVVTRNDFIRWLSDKPKSALLLLETLSLRLRSTNEAFVDLAFFDLSHRLARRLLRLAEPKDAAGVARPGARVTTTQSALASMLGVSRESVNKQLGAFAAKGWIEAGRGYVELKDPQALREVN, encoded by the coding sequence ATGCAAGAACACGAACAGGTCTTCCTGGAGCTTCCGCTCCTCGCAAAACTGCCACGCGACGACCTTCGCGAACTCGCCGCCATTGCCCGGGTACAGACCTTTCGTACCGGCGCAGTGATCTTCCGTCAGGGAGAACCGGGTGATTCGCTGCACGCCATAGTCGAGGGCGCCGTGCGAATCGACGTGGTGGCGCCGGGTGGCAACGAGACTACGATGGCGATCCTTGGCCCCGGCGAATGTTTCGGCGAGCTGGCGATCCTCGACGGCAGGCCGCGCTCGGCCAACGCCATCGCGAACCAGCCAACCCGGACGCTCGTGGTGACACGAAACGACTTCATCCGCTGGCTTTCGGACAAGCCGAAGTCTGCGCTGCTCCTCCTGGAGACCCTGAGCTTGCGACTGAGGAGCACCAATGAGGCTTTCGTGGACCTGGCGTTCTTCGACCTCTCCCACCGACTCGCCCGAAGGCTCCTCAGGCTCGCCGAGCCGAAGGACGCGGCCGGCGTGGCCCGGCCGGGCGCGCGGGTCACCACAACCCAAAGCGCGCTCGCCTCGATGCTCGGGGTGAGCCGCGAGAGCGTCAACAAGCAACTCGGCGCCTTTGCCGCGAAGGGCTGGATCGAGGCCGGCAGGGGCTACGTGGAACTGAAGGACCCGCAGGCCCTGCGAGAGGTCAACTGA
- a CDS encoding molybdopterin cofactor-binding domain-containing protein has protein sequence MTQVALPTEGLRIVGQVAMGFPPAPNTFRSVAYANTTPPAPTATWLRVGPDSRVTVYAGKVEYGQGIRTGLAIEVADELRAPLDAVEVILSDTDLVPWDMGTFGSQSTARVGLQLRRAAATAREALLELAANRFDLPVSELVAADGAVSPRHDPSRRLTYGDLVAGQELSREIAEDASLTPADEFTVMGRPQTRVDAVERVTGRTKYSQDILPPGVVHAKIIRPPSFRAKLIDADLSIAERLPGVVAVIRDEDLLAVLAETDEQAAFAARLVQARWEEQQGQPSRFDMPRLLVETAREHMTTQDVGSLEQGFRQADQILEASYYVPYISNAPMEPKAAVAVWEGDHLTLWAGTQRPFGVRSEMAQRFGIPENQVRVITPDVGGGFGSKSYYPVALEAARLARLAGRPVRVAWTREEETVWSTFRPAALIQVKSGFKDDGTIVAWEFTAYHAGERPMIGRRGSESPYDIPNTKVVVAAGDSPLRAGSYRSLGGAVNHFAREAHMDEIAAAVGADPGELRLRHLSHPRFRRVLETAMERFGWQSSKPPSGRGVGLGIGLDVGSYVALCLEVDVQGNEVRPGRVVSALDCGLVVNPEGAKNQTEGAIVMGMGAALYEAIDFENGRLLNSGFARYRVPRINNAPEIEVHLVGDPATPSTGAGEPGIVPMAGALAAAVFDRTGQRIRELPIQRHLS, from the coding sequence GTGACCCAGGTAGCTCTCCCGACGGAAGGACTCCGGATCGTCGGACAGGTGGCGATGGGCTTCCCGCCGGCCCCGAACACCTTCCGCAGCGTCGCTTACGCGAACACCACGCCTCCGGCGCCGACCGCCACCTGGCTGCGCGTCGGCCCGGACTCGCGGGTCACCGTCTACGCGGGCAAGGTGGAGTACGGCCAGGGCATACGCACCGGCCTTGCCATCGAAGTCGCGGACGAATTGCGCGCTCCCTTGGATGCGGTCGAAGTCATCCTCTCTGACACCGACCTCGTGCCCTGGGACATGGGCACCTTCGGCAGCCAGTCCACGGCCCGCGTTGGCCTGCAGCTGCGCCGCGCAGCCGCGACGGCGCGCGAAGCGCTTCTGGAGCTTGCCGCCAACCGGTTCGACCTTCCCGTGAGCGAACTCGTGGCTGCCGACGGGGCCGTATCGCCGCGCCACGACCCTTCGCGGCGGCTCACCTACGGCGACCTCGTGGCCGGACAGGAACTCTCGCGCGAGATTGCCGAGGACGCCAGCCTCACTCCGGCAGACGAGTTCACCGTCATGGGGAGGCCTCAGACGCGCGTCGACGCCGTCGAGAGGGTCACCGGCCGCACGAAGTACTCGCAGGACATCCTGCCGCCCGGAGTCGTGCACGCGAAGATCATCCGCCCGCCCTCCTTCCGCGCGAAGCTCATCGACGCCGACCTCTCGATCGCCGAGCGCCTGCCCGGCGTCGTCGCGGTAATTCGCGACGAAGACCTGCTCGCGGTGCTCGCGGAGACGGACGAGCAGGCCGCCTTCGCCGCGCGCCTCGTCCAGGCCCGCTGGGAGGAGCAGCAGGGCCAGCCCTCGCGCTTCGACATGCCTCGCCTGCTTGTCGAGACAGCCCGCGAGCACATGACCACCCAGGACGTCGGCTCCCTCGAGCAGGGTTTCAGGCAGGCCGACCAGATACTGGAAGCGAGCTACTACGTCCCGTACATCTCAAACGCCCCCATGGAGCCCAAGGCTGCCGTAGCGGTGTGGGAGGGCGACCATTTGACGCTTTGGGCGGGCACCCAGCGCCCCTTCGGCGTGCGTTCGGAGATGGCGCAGCGCTTCGGGATTCCCGAGAACCAGGTGCGCGTGATAACGCCTGACGTCGGCGGCGGCTTCGGCAGCAAGAGCTACTATCCAGTCGCCTTGGAGGCTGCGCGGCTGGCCCGGCTTGCGGGCAGGCCGGTGCGCGTCGCCTGGACGCGGGAGGAGGAGACGGTCTGGTCCACCTTCCGGCCGGCCGCCCTCATCCAGGTCAAGAGCGGCTTCAAGGACGACGGCACCATCGTCGCCTGGGAGTTCACCGCCTACCATGCCGGCGAGCGGCCGATGATCGGGCGCCGGGGCTCCGAATCCCCCTACGACATCCCGAATACGAAGGTCGTCGTCGCGGCGGGCGATAGCCCCCTTCGCGCCGGCTCCTATCGCTCCCTCGGCGGCGCGGTGAACCACTTCGCCCGCGAGGCCCACATGGACGAAATCGCCGCCGCCGTCGGCGCCGACCCCGGGGAGCTTCGCCTTCGGCACCTCTCGCACCCCCGCTTCCGCCGGGTGCTGGAGACGGCGATGGAGCGCTTCGGTTGGCAGAGCTCGAAGCCTCCCTCCGGCCGGGGCGTCGGCCTCGGGATCGGCCTCGACGTCGGCAGCTATGTCGCCCTCTGCCTCGAGGTCGACGTCCAGGGCAACGAGGTGCGCCCTGGACGCGTGGTCTCCGCCCTCGACTGCGGATTGGTGGTGAACCCGGAGGGCGCAAAGAACCAGACGGAGGGCGCCATCGTCATGGGCATGGGCGCCGCCCTCTACGAGGCGATCGACTTCGAGAACGGGCGCCTGCTGAACTCAGGCTTCGCGCGTTATCGTGTGCCGCGGATCAACAATGCGCCAGAGATCGAGGTGCACCTCGTCGGTGACCCGGCGACGCCGTCGACGGGCGCCGGCGAGCCCGGCATCGTACCAATGGCCGGCGCGTTGGCCGCCGCCGTCTTCGACCGCACGGGCCAGCGCATCCGCGAGCTCCCGATCCAGCGCCACCTCAGCTGA
- a CDS encoding (2Fe-2S)-binding protein, whose amino-acid sequence MASIKVNGTETEVPDPSRNLLSFLRYDLGLTGTKYGCGEGLCGACTVLVDGRPLKACMTTAGAVAGGSVTTIEGLASDGRLHPVQQAFVEESAMQCGYCIPGFIMSAVGLLNRDRSPSREQIREALAENMCRCGTYQRIQRAVERAAATISRGVK is encoded by the coding sequence ATGGCATCCATCAAGGTGAACGGGACCGAAACGGAGGTCCCAGACCCTTCGCGCAACCTCCTCAGCTTCCTCCGATACGACCTCGGCCTCACGGGCACGAAGTACGGCTGCGGCGAAGGCCTCTGTGGCGCCTGCACGGTCCTGGTCGACGGCCGCCCCTTGAAGGCCTGCATGACCACTGCCGGCGCCGTCGCCGGAGGCTCCGTAACGACGATCGAGGGGCTGGCCAGCGACGGTCGCCTCCATCCGGTGCAGCAGGCCTTCGTAGAAGAGTCCGCCATGCAGTGCGGGTACTGCATCCCCGGCTTCATCATGAGCGCCGTGGGCCTCCTCAACCGCGACCGCAGCCCCAGCCGCGAGCAGATCCGCGAGGCGCTGGCGGAGAACATGTGCCGCTGCGGCACGTATCAGCGCATTCAGCGCGCCGTCGAGAGGGCGGCCGCGACCATATCCCGAGGTGTCAAGTGA
- a CDS encoding MBL fold metallo-hydrolase, with translation MANRDKETLELLFLGTGNAFAAEGSAFNSFVLNGRYLFDSGPTVLQQLRRSKTNPDDIDVILISHFHGDHFFGLPFLFLEFWRRERRKDLIIAGPPGVEQRAETLFETGFPGMPVRPNAYRRRYIEVRDGLECEAAGIEFTAAKVEHVAALECFAYRAHVGGRTLMYSGDSKLCDGLLRLAPGAEVLVMDCSNGGDPVHMSQKDVAVVRQKASEKATTIVTHLDGFPPPLELDGVLVAHDLARFRL, from the coding sequence GTGGCAAACAGGGACAAGGAAACACTCGAGCTTCTCTTCCTCGGCACAGGTAACGCGTTCGCTGCGGAGGGAAGCGCGTTCAACTCCTTCGTCCTCAATGGGCGCTACCTCTTCGATTCGGGCCCAACCGTCCTCCAGCAACTGCGCCGCTCCAAGACGAACCCGGACGACATCGACGTAATCCTCATCAGCCACTTCCACGGCGACCACTTCTTCGGGTTGCCGTTTCTTTTTCTGGAATTCTGGCGCCGGGAGCGCCGCAAGGACCTGATCATCGCCGGCCCTCCGGGGGTCGAGCAGCGCGCCGAGACGCTCTTCGAGACCGGGTTCCCTGGCATGCCGGTCCGCCCCAACGCCTACCGCCGCCGCTACATCGAGGTGCGGGACGGCCTCGAGTGTGAGGCCGCCGGTATCGAGTTCACGGCCGCGAAGGTCGAACACGTAGCCGCGCTCGAGTGCTTCGCCTACAGGGCGCATGTCGGGGGCCGGACGCTGATGTACTCCGGCGACTCGAAGCTCTGTGATGGCCTGCTCCGCCTGGCGCCGGGAGCAGAGGTCCTGGTGATGGACTGCTCCAACGGCGGCGACCCGGTGCACATGAGCCAGAAAGACGTCGCCGTTGTCCGCCAGAAGGCCTCCGAGAAGGCGACGACGATCGTCACCCACCTCGATGGCTTCCCGCCGCCGCTCGAACTGGATGGCGTCCTCGTGGCGCACGACCTGGCGCGCTTCCGCTTGTAG